Proteins encoded by one window of Capra hircus breed San Clemente chromosome 8, ASM170441v1, whole genome shotgun sequence:
- the IZUMO3 gene encoding izumo sperm-egg fusion protein 3 isoform X2, with protein MGDLWLLLLLPLSLAAFHGVKGCLECDPKFIEEVKSLLGKLVPPEVPGRTHMLERQMEEMIRLSFKVSHRDKMLRVLAVQKVVDLRTWLKIELDKLSKETWKGVFILQGRLLDIRKNLDSRLEKLLKKFSEVVVTEGPILDCWTCLRITSRCFKGEYCEEDDPKKAENREIGLFLILLAEGVILGGVLLLFHFCISHRRKMKAIRRSLKKYLEKKLEELMGVKDEKEKDLRGRE; from the exons ATGGGAGACCTGTGGCTGCTCCTGCTCCTGCCCCTGTCCCTGGCAGCCTTCCATGGGGTCAAAGGCTGTTTGGAATGTGACCCCAAATTCATCGAGGAAGTTAAATCCTTACTTGGAAAGTTGGTACCCCCAGAAGTCCCTGGCCGAACTCATATGCTTGAACGGCAGATGGAGGAGATGATCCGTTTAAGCTTCAAGGTCTCCCACAGGGACAAGATGCTTCGGGTGTTGG ctgttcAAAAGGTTGTCGATTTGAGAACATGGCTGAAGATCGAACTTGATAAACTGAGCAAGGAAACATGGAAAG GTGTTTTTATCCTTCAAGGCAGGCTTCTCGATATCCGCAAAAACCTGGACTCCAGACTGGAAAAACTATTAAAGAAATTCTCTGAAGTTG TTGTGACTGAAGGTCCTATCCTGGATTGTTGGACATGTCTTCGCATCACGTCTCGATGTTTCAAGGGAGAATATTGTGAAG aggacgatccaaagaaggctgagaatcGAGAAATTGGACTATTTCTGATACTATTAGCAGAAGGTGTAATACTGGGAGGTGTTTTGCTACT atTCCATTTTTGCATCTCTCATCGGAGGAAAATGAAGGCAATACGAAGGTCATTAAAGAAATACTTGGAGAAGAAACTTGAAGAATTAATGGGGGTAAAGGATGAGAAGGAGAAAGATCTCAGAGGCAGAGAATAA
- the IZUMO3 gene encoding izumo sperm-egg fusion protein 3 isoform X1, protein MGDLWLLLLLPLSLAAFHGVKGCLECDPKFIEEVKSLLGKLVPPEVPGRTHMLERQMEEMIRLSFKVSHRDKMLRVLAVQKVVDLRTWLKIELDKLSKETWKGVFILQGRLLDIRKNLDSRLEKLLKKFSEVACSEDCVVTEGPILDCWTCLRITSRCFKGEYCEEDDPKKAENREIGLFLILLAEGVILGGVLLLFHFCISHRRKMKAIRRSLKKYLEKKLEELMGVKDEKEKDLRGRE, encoded by the exons ATGGGAGACCTGTGGCTGCTCCTGCTCCTGCCCCTGTCCCTGGCAGCCTTCCATGGGGTCAAAGGCTGTTTGGAATGTGACCCCAAATTCATCGAGGAAGTTAAATCCTTACTTGGAAAGTTGGTACCCCCAGAAGTCCCTGGCCGAACTCATATGCTTGAACGGCAGATGGAGGAGATGATCCGTTTAAGCTTCAAGGTCTCCCACAGGGACAAGATGCTTCGGGTGTTGG ctgttcAAAAGGTTGTCGATTTGAGAACATGGCTGAAGATCGAACTTGATAAACTGAGCAAGGAAACATGGAAAG GTGTTTTTATCCTTCAAGGCAGGCTTCTCGATATCCGCAAAAACCTGGACTCCAGACTGGAAAAACTATTAAAGAAATTCTCTGAAGTTG CTTGTTCTGAAGATTGTG TTGTGACTGAAGGTCCTATCCTGGATTGTTGGACATGTCTTCGCATCACGTCTCGATGTTTCAAGGGAGAATATTGTGAAG aggacgatccaaagaaggctgagaatcGAGAAATTGGACTATTTCTGATACTATTAGCAGAAGGTGTAATACTGGGAGGTGTTTTGCTACT atTCCATTTTTGCATCTCTCATCGGAGGAAAATGAAGGCAATACGAAGGTCATTAAAGAAATACTTGGAGAAGAAACTTGAAGAATTAATGGGGGTAAAGGATGAGAAGGAGAAAGATCTCAGAGGCAGAGAATAA